A region of Diadema setosum chromosome 15, eeDiaSeto1, whole genome shotgun sequence DNA encodes the following proteins:
- the LOC140239037 gene encoding uncharacterized protein: MSSRMMRTLALVSLAVFVWLSTTASAQSVSVTNIGHSSAEIDWDIAVDGAIIVGFEISVDCNECTPFNVSGNGTGATLTGLKDNTPFQVCVAPYTTEGIGTQECAQFRTLISPRTAWALAVGILLILSFFLLLAIDLLCRRHQIEVEDAKRDELLEQGWQTFKRRSTERVAKGKEQARRGGRSPSTARRADDDFENIGDVTFEEELLD; this comes from the coding sequence ATGTCATCCAGAATGATGAGGACTTTGGCCCTAGTCTCACTCGCAGTCTTTGTGTGGCTTTCGACAACCGCATCAGCCCAGTCCGTTTCTGTGACAAACATAGGACACAGCAGTGCAGAGATCGACTGGGATATAGCCGTTGATGGTGCTATCATCGTCGGGTTTGAAATCAGTGTAGATTGCAACGAGTGTACTCCATTCAATGTGTCGGGCAATGGGACTGGCGCAACCTTGACTGGACTCAAGGACAACACTCCGTTCCAAGTGTGCGTGGCTCCATACACTACAGAGGGAATCGGGACCCAAGAATGCGCGCAGTTCCGGACGCTGATATCACCTCGGACTGCGTGGGCGTTGGCGGTCGGTATTCTTCTCATCCTCTCGTTCTTCCTCCTGCTGGCCATCGACCTCCTGTGCAGGAGGCATCAAATCGAAGTGGAGGACGCGAAGAGAGATGAGCTCCTCGAACAGGGCTGGCAGACTTTCAAGAGAAGGAGCACGGAGCGAGTGGCCAAGGGGAAGGAGCAAGCCCGCCGAGGAGGGCGCTCTCCATCCACAGCGCGACGCGCAGATGACGACTTTGAGAACATTGGTGACGTCACGTTCGAGGAAGAACTGCTTGACTGA